Proteins co-encoded in one Salarias fasciatus chromosome 4, fSalaFa1.1, whole genome shotgun sequence genomic window:
- the pet100 gene encoding protein PET100 homolog, mitochondrial codes for MGVKIEVFRMMLYLSFPVAMFWVSNQAEYFEEYIVKRKREIFPPDEELQRKELEDFKDRMRVRKEQRMLKTMAAESEN; via the exons ATGGGAGTCAAAATCGAAGTATTTCGA ATGATGCTGTATTTATCGTTTCCCGTGGCCATGTTTTGGGTCTCAAACCAAGCAGAGTACTTCGAGGAGTATATAGTAAAGAGGAAG AGGGAAATTTTTCCACCTGACGAGGAACTTCAG AGGAAAGAACTGGAGGACTTCAAAGATCGAATGCGTGTTCGCAAAGAGCAGCGAATGCTGAAAACTATGGCTGCAGAGTCTGAAAACTGA